A genomic region of Raphanus sativus cultivar WK10039 chromosome 6, ASM80110v3, whole genome shotgun sequence contains the following coding sequences:
- the LOC130496482 gene encoding senescence associated gene 20-like: MRTLTGASPPFEFVPLSVVSFGSTVIAEGCDAASSVSWIHAWTVSHGIIAQVREYSNTSLTVTRIGGVVSGRSTEIARSHCPSVWESKFSGRAGKSVPGLVLAI, translated from the coding sequence ATGCGCACGCTCACCGGCGCCTCTCCTCCCTTCGAGTTCGTGCCTCTCTCCGTCGTCTCCTTCGGATCAACCGTCATCGCCGAGGGCTGCGACGCCGCTAGCTCCGTCTCCTGGATCCACGCCTGGACCGTGTCGCATGGGATAATCGCTCAGGTGAGGGAGTACTCGAACACTTCTCTCACCGTCACGAGGATCGGTGGCGTCGTCTCCGGAAGGTCTACCGAGATTGCGCGCTCGCACTGCCCCTCCGTGTGGGAAAGCAAGTTCTCGGGTCGGGCGGGAAAATCCGTCCCGGGTCTGGTTCTCGCGATTTGA
- the LOC108807114 gene encoding adenine/guanine permease AZG1, giving the protein MEQELPSSNTRPNPKLLNRVNTYVGSSRVGKRFKLAERNSTFTTELRAGTATFLTMAYILAVNASILSDSGGTCSVSDCVPLCSNSTILPSQCTGPGLRLIQPDVTCKFDPVNPGYAACLEGLRKDLIVATVASSLIGCVIMGLMANLPLALAPGMGTNAYFAYTAVGFHGSGSISYQTALAAVFIEGLIFLFISAIGFRTKLAKLVPKPVRISSSAGIGLFLAFIGLQNNQGLGLVGYSPSTLVTLAACPASSRASLAPVITSANGTVSLLAGGSVSGDIMCLHGRMESPTFWLGIVGFVIIAYCLIKNVKGAMIYGIVFVTAVSWFRNTEVTAFPNTPAGDTAHDYFKKIVDVHVIKNTAGALSFSGISKGHFWEALVTFLYVDILDTTGTLYSMARFAGFVDEKGDFEGQYFAFMSDASAIVIGSLLGTSPVTVFIESSTGIREGGRTGLTAITVAVYFFFAMFFTPLLASIPAWAVGPPLILVGVMMMKSVTEIDWGDMREAIPAFVTMIMMPLTYSVAYGLIGGIGTYVVLHLWDWGEEGMVKLGLLKRKVEEEEVVNNGLVKVNDTHTSV; this is encoded by the coding sequence ATGGAGCAAGAACTACCTTCTAGTAATACCAGACCCAACCCCAAGCTACTAAACCGGGTCAACACATACGTGGGCTCAAGCCGGGTTGGTAAGCGGTTCAAACTCGCCGAACGTAATTCAACTTTCACGACGGAGCTCCGTGCCGGTACGGCGACTTTTCTCACAATGGCTTATATCCTCGCCGTAAACGCCTCAATCCTCTCCGACTCCGGCGGAACTTGCTCTGTTTCCGACTGTGTCCCACTCTGCTCAAACTCAACGATCCTACCTTCCCAGTGTACCGGACCGGGTCTCAGATTAATCCAACCGGACGTAACATGCAAATTTGATCCGGTTAATCCCGGTTACGCCGCGTGCCTAGAAGGACTTCGAAAGGATCTAATCGTCGCCACTGTAGCTTCCTCTCTCATCGGATGTGTGATCATGGGATTGATGGCGAATCTCCCTCTAGCTTTAGCTCCGGGAATGGGAACAAACGCCTACTTCGCTTACACCGCCGTCGGGTTTCACGGATCCGGTTCGATCTCGTACCAAACCGCCCTCGCCGCGGTTTTCATCGAGGGACTAATATTCCTCTTCATCTCCGCCATAGGCTTCAGAACGAAGCTAGCGAAACTCGTCCCTAAACCGGTCCGAATCAGCTCATCCGCCGGTATAGGACTCTTCCTCGCGTTCATAGGTTTACAAAACAACCAAGGACTCGGTTTAGTCGGTTACAGCCCTTCCACTCTCGTCACACTCGCCGCGTGTCCCGCCTCGTCACGTGCCTCGTTAGCTCCCGTCATAACGTCGGCTAACGGAACCGTCTCTCTACTCGCAGGCGGTTCCGTTTCCGGAGATATCATGTGCCTCCACGGACGCATGGAGAGCCCCACCTTCTGGCTAGGCATCGTCGGGTTCGTGATCATCGCTTACTGCCTGATCAAGAACGTCAAAGGAGCGATGATATACGGGATCGTGTTCGTAACGGCCGTCTCGTGGTTCCGTAACACCGAAGTAACGGCGTTTCCCAACACACCCGCGGGAGATACGGCGCACGATTATTTCAAAAAGATCGTTGATGTCCACGTCATCAAAAACACGGCGGGAGCGTTAAGCTTCTCGGGGATAAGCAAAGGGCATTTCTGGGAAGCGCTGGTGACTTTCCTCTACGTGGATATTCTGGACACGACGGGGACGCTCTACTCCATGGCGAGGTTCGCCGGATTCGTCGACGAGAAGGGAGATTTCGAGGGGCAGTACTTCGCGTTCATGTCCGACGCGTCGGCGATCGTGATCGGATCGCTGCTAGGGACGTCTCCGGTGACGGTGTTCATCGAGTCGTCGACGGGGATAAGGGAGGGAGGGAGGACGGGGCTGACGGCGATCACGGTGGCGGTTTACTTCTTCTTCGCGATGTTTTTCACGCCGCTGCTGGCTTCGATCCCGGCGTGGGCGGTCGGACCGCCGCTGATTTTGGTCggggtgatgatgatgaagtcgGTGACGGAGATCGATTGGGGAGATATGAGGGAGGCGATTCCGGCGTTCGTGACGATGATTATGATGCCGTTGACGTACTCGGTGGCGTACGGGTTGATCGGAGGGATTGGGACGTATGTTGTGTTGCATCTGTGGGACTGGGGAGAGGAAGGTATGGTGAAGTTAGGGTTGTTGAAAAGGAAAGTTGAGGAAGAAGAGGTTGTTAATAATGGACTTGTCAAAGTTAACGACACTCATACGtctgtttag